From a single Sinomonas atrocyanea genomic region:
- a CDS encoding ATP-binding protein, producing the protein MRRARDWWADRPLASQILVWTLVLIVLTVALGGFVADRITGQILDNQFQLRALGVAESVAQMPEVTADLASRDPGHQIQALAEQVRVRAKTDYVVVTDREGIRFSHPTPSLIGQRLEEPVAVLDGQSHLGTNHGSLGDSANAKAPILDAGGHVVGQVSVGILETAVSTEFTQDAGTVAAYSALILLLGGAGSFLLARTIKRATFGLEPAAIASLLQDREALLHGIREGMVGLDDDGRVTVINNEARRLLHLGDTALGQPVSELIPPGRLRDILTGDAPGEDQSVITEDALLVANRRPVSVGGRSVGAVVTLRDRTEVEALVRDLRSLEGLMDALRAQEHEYANRLHTVGGLLDLGEPEQARTFISGISDSSRSLGEGLRARIEPPELAALIHAKITIAAEQDVRLAVSEDSHLREPGLGTQDLLTIVGNLLDNAVDAVSGLPGPREVTLTLDDSSGVFVSVTDNGPGVPAEAVDDVVRDGYTTKPGRAGKPDLRRGIGLALVTRIVRRAGGTMDVFAGPGGRFEVWIPRGEGGEARP; encoded by the coding sequence ATGAGGCGTGCGCGGGACTGGTGGGCCGACCGTCCGCTTGCCTCGCAGATCCTCGTATGGACCCTCGTGCTGATCGTGCTCACCGTGGCCCTCGGCGGCTTCGTCGCGGACCGCATCACGGGCCAGATCCTCGACAACCAGTTCCAGCTGCGCGCCCTCGGGGTCGCGGAGTCCGTGGCCCAGATGCCCGAGGTCACCGCGGACCTGGCTTCCCGCGATCCCGGCCACCAGATCCAGGCCCTCGCCGAGCAGGTCAGGGTCCGGGCCAAGACGGACTACGTCGTGGTCACGGACCGGGAGGGGATCCGGTTCTCGCACCCCACGCCCTCGCTCATCGGGCAGCGGCTCGAGGAGCCGGTCGCGGTGCTCGACGGGCAGAGCCACCTGGGCACGAACCATGGCAGCCTCGGGGACTCGGCGAACGCGAAGGCCCCAATCCTCGATGCCGGCGGCCACGTCGTGGGGCAGGTCTCGGTGGGCATCCTCGAGACCGCGGTCAGCACCGAGTTCACGCAGGACGCCGGGACCGTCGCGGCGTACTCCGCGCTCATCCTGCTCCTCGGCGGGGCCGGCTCGTTCCTGCTCGCCCGGACCATCAAGCGGGCCACGTTCGGGCTCGAGCCGGCGGCGATCGCCTCGCTCCTGCAGGACCGGGAGGCCCTCCTGCACGGAATCCGCGAGGGCATGGTGGGGCTCGACGACGACGGCCGCGTCACCGTGATCAACAACGAGGCGCGGCGGCTCCTGCACCTCGGGGACACCGCGCTGGGCCAGCCCGTCTCGGAGCTCATCCCGCCCGGCCGGCTCCGCGACATCCTCACGGGCGATGCGCCGGGCGAGGACCAGTCGGTCATCACCGAGGATGCACTTCTCGTGGCCAACCGCAGGCCCGTGAGCGTGGGCGGGCGCAGCGTGGGCGCGGTCGTGACCCTCCGCGACCGCACCGAGGTCGAGGCCCTCGTCCGCGACCTCCGCTCGCTCGAGGGGCTCATGGACGCGCTGCGGGCGCAGGAGCACGAGTACGCCAACCGCCTGCACACCGTGGGGGGCCTCCTGGACCTCGGCGAGCCCGAACAGGCCCGGACGTTCATCTCCGGCATCTCGGACTCGTCCCGCTCCCTCGGCGAGGGGCTGCGGGCGCGGATCGAGCCGCCCGAGCTCGCCGCGCTCATCCACGCCAAGATCACCATCGCCGCCGAGCAGGACGTGCGCCTGGCCGTCTCCGAGGACTCGCACCTGCGCGAGCCCGGCCTCGGAACGCAGGACCTGCTCACGATCGTGGGGAACCTCCTCGACAACGCGGTCGACGCCGTCTCCGGGCTCCCGGGGCCCCGGGAGGTCACGCTCACCCTCGACGACTCGTCCGGGGTCTTCGTCTCGGTGACCGACAACGGCCCGGGGGTGCCCGCGGAGGCGGTGGACGACGTCGTGCGCGACGGGTACACGACCAAGCCCGGGAGGGCGGGGAAGCCAGACCTGCGGCGCGGGATCGGGCTCGCTCTCGTGACGCGGATCGTGCGGCGTGCCGGTGGCACGATGGACGTGTTCGCCGGGCCCGGCGGGCGGTTCGAGGTGTGGATTCCGAGGGGCGAGGGCGGGGAGGCGCGGCCGTGA